TTGCGTGTAAATTGTCTCTGATGTTTAAAAAACAAAATTGTGATATTTATTCTTATTAATAATAACATATAGTTTTAATACGGGAGTTGTGCAATTTGCAAATTCATATATTATATATATCTACTGTGGCGGTGCGCATCAAATTTATATTTTAAGAAAAAACTTAAAATACCATATTACATTTTGATGAAAATTTATAAATAGAATTAGACAAACAAGTGTTTTGGCCAGTAATAATTTAATGGCCTTGGACATGAGTCGGCTTTATAAAAAGAGAAATACAAAGTAGGGAATGGAGATGGTAACAGAATGGAAAAAGAAAGGTGTGGGAGGGGGGAGTTGAGATTGTGATTTGAGACGATGTATTGTCATTTTGTCTCCCTAATAACATTATTAACCGACAATTAGTGGCTTCGTTCTTGACTTTACTCTGTTTTTCACATTGTTGTGGGTGCTCTCACTCCACCTACCCAATCAGCGCTCTTTCTTTCTAATCTGTACACTATGAAAAAATACTAAAATGTTTTTAAAATAGTGACCATTTTTTTTTTTTGAAACTAAAATAGTGACCATATTGCAGTGGGAAATTGTTTGAATAGCTGACTCAGTAATTTAAATATTCTCATTATTTTATTTTTTTTTTGCTAAAATTGTTTTGTTTTCGTTACCAATATCAATACCGTATGTTAAAGGTTTAAATTACTACTACAAGTACATGATAGATATGAAGCTGTGGATTATAAAATATGGTTTGTTTACGTAACTAGCGGATGATTATAAAAAAACAAGTTAGAAGAGAACTATCATTAATAATGCAAAAGTGTATATGTAGATGAGAAATTACCATTTAAAGTTGCTAATAATTTCCTTTCTGTTAATCTTAATAGGCCACATTAGATAATGAAAACAAAAAGAATTATGTAGATATATGTTCATTTGATCCTTCCAATGATATAACACATTATGTCAAAAATTATTTACTATGATTACAATAAATTTAACTTTTTTGATGTCAGTATATAAAAAAGATTTGAACTCGGGAACGCAAGTTTAAAATCCCAATAATGAGTCAGAAGAATAGAATGTTCCACTCAGTAAAAATAAACCTCCTTTATCTATAAAAGCTGAAAGTAAAAAGAAAAGATATTTAAAATAAAATAAAATAAAATGAATTATTACAGAAAAAAGATTCTGACAAAATAAAATTTAAATTTTCACTTTGTCTCTATTTATGTCCTTTGTGAAGGTTAGTGAACCTCGAACCAAGCGCAATCCCACTTCAACCCAAAAATCTCTTAAATAAATAAAAAAAAAAACTTTCTCTTCTTCTCTCTTCTCCCAAGAATCTCTCTCTGTAAGAAAAGCTTAAACCTTTTCAGTGTTTCGTTGACCATGGCAAAGGTTGTTAGCTTCTCGCTTGCTCTGTTAATGACGGTGGTGGTGATTCTCACCCCTTCAGCCGCCTCCGGCGAAAATGAGTTTTCCGATCTTAAAATCCGTACCCACTTGAAACGACTCAACAAGCCAGCTCTCAAATCCATAAAGGTAAATACTTTCACTGAAAGTTTCTGTTTTTGTCTGAGTTTCCGCAATAATCTCTGGTTTGGAACAGAGCCCAGACGGAGATATTATCGATTGTGTCCCAGTCACCGACCAACCAGCTTTATCTCATCCTCTGCTCATTAATCACACGGTCCAGGTCTATAACCTCTTCTCTTCTTCCTCTCTCAGTTCGACGGACTCTGTTTTTTTTTTTTTTTTTTGTTCTGACAATGTTAATGGGTTTGTTTAAAGATGACTCCAAGTTTCAACCCAGAGAGTGTCTTTAGCGAGAGTAAAGTTTCATCAAACACCAAGAATCAACAGTCTAGTGCTATATCTCAGCTTTGGCATGTGAACGGTAAATGCCCAGAGAACACAGTTCCCATCAGAAGAACGACAAAGCAAGATCTTTATCGAGCGAGTTCGGTCGAGAAGTTCGGTATGAAGAATCAGAAGAGTATCCCTAAGCGTATATCTTATGAGCCAGCTAGTGTCCTTCCGCAAAACGGTCATCAGGTAATATTCATTTCTTGTGCAATTGCATTAGTTTTGACCCTTTTTTGTTTTGTTTTGTTGTGAGTGATCATTAACAACGTTTCTACCTCTTTGGATCTGATGTAGCACGCGATAATGTATGTCGAAGATGGAGTTTTCTACGGGGCGAAAGCGAAGATTAATGTGTGGAAACCGAATGTGGAGCTGCCTAATGAGTTTAGCTTGGCTCAGATTTGGGTTTTGGGTGGAAACTTCAACTCTGATCTTAATAGTATTGAAGCTGGCTGGCAGGTGATTCCTCTCTTCTTGAACAGCCTTTTGGTTTCTTGTAATATAAAAAAAAAATGAGAGTTTTGTGTTTCTAATTCAAAGACTTGTGTGTGTGTTTCAGGTCAGTCCACAATTGTATGGTGATAGTCGCACTAGGCTCTTCACTTATTGGACTGTAAGTTTGTGAATATTTTCTATCTCTATGAGTGTTTTAGTATATTGAAGAATCATTTCTTTTGTCTCCCCTGTGAAAAAACAGAGTGATGCATACCAAGGAACAGGCTGCTACAATCTTCTGTGCTCAGGATTTGTTCAAATCAATAGGGAGATTGCAATGGGTGGATCAATCTCACCTCTGTCTAGCTTCGGAGACTCTCAGTATGACATTACAATACTTATCTGGAAGGTAAACCAGCAACCAGAATCCTACATTTTGTATAACTTAGTTAATTAATACTATATAATATAATATGTGTTGTATAACTAAACCTACCTTTAATATGTAACATAATGAGAAATTTGTTTGAGAAAATGATTAGGATAGCACTAAAAATGTTTTTGTCACAAATATAGCCTTTAAAAATAAAAATGACCAAAATAGCATTTAATATTTTATCAAAAGAGATAAATATACACTTATATGGTAAATTAATCTAGATATTAGGGTTTAGAGTTAAGGGGTGGAGTTTAGGATTTAGGGTTTAGGGTTTAGGGTTTAGAGTTTAGGTTTTAGGATTTAGAGTTTAGGGGTGGGGTTTAGGATTTAGAGTTTAGGGTTAAGGGGTGGGGTTTAGGATTTAGGGTTTAGGGTTTAGGGTTTAGGGTTTAAAG
The DNA window shown above is from Brassica oleracea var. oleracea cultivar TO1000 chromosome C3, BOL, whole genome shotgun sequence and carries:
- the LOC106328766 gene encoding uncharacterized protein LOC106328766, with translation MAKVVSFSLALLMTVVVILTPSAASGENEFSDLKIRTHLKRLNKPALKSIKSPDGDIIDCVPVTDQPALSHPLLINHTVQMTPSFNPESVFSESKVSSNTKNQQSSAISQLWHVNGKCPENTVPIRRTTKQDLYRASSVEKFGMKNQKSIPKRISYEPASVLPQNGHQHAIMYVEDGVFYGAKAKINVWKPNVELPNEFSLAQIWVLGGNFNSDLNSIEAGWQVSPQLYGDSRTRLFTYWTSDAYQGTGCYNLLCSGFVQINREIAMGGSISPLSSFGDSQYDITILIWKDPKEGHWWLQFGEKYIIGYWPASLFSYLSESASMIEWGGEVVNSQSEEGQHTTTQMGSGRFAEEGWGKASYFKNIQVVDGSNELRSPENLQVFTDQENCYNVKSGSGGSWGSHFYYGGPGRNPNCP